One part of the Dioscorea cayenensis subsp. rotundata cultivar TDr96_F1 chromosome 2, TDr96_F1_v2_PseudoChromosome.rev07_lg8_w22 25.fasta, whole genome shotgun sequence genome encodes these proteins:
- the LOC120274445 gene encoding receptor-like protein EIX1, which yields MSQNDHLNGSIPDSLNNLTNLVYFDLSNNKIGKLPKSIGRLQKLEEFHLSNNQVQGFMPASIGDLRNLQYLDLSWNMISGPIPESFGNLTLLQYLDLSENAINGMLPESFGNLSQLLLLTMQANGINGTLPKGMGNLCKLQTLDFTRNSISGGIDDLVDGLSKCGEETNGSESGSTDGLNTLSLANNKLNGTLPESIGQLSQLSLLNLSSNSLVGVLTESHFANLVNLRVGPVFPAWLQSQTMLSELCLSNTGISGRIPDGLVSVTNLRSLHLRNNGNIPTWIGEKLSSLIVLRLRSNFFKGTIPKQLSKLSYLQILDLAHNGLSGCIPYTFGDFKAMVVTNHSELLSLLSIPPTTMRGCTFHESCTGTHTYTTFPYFDSLSIIAKGLQMEYSKLLSLVTSIDLSNNKLSCELPEELTKLHGLHFLNISYNQLNGKIPESISDMKQLESLDLSENNLFGTIPSGMSTLNFLSYLNLSHNNLSGKIPSGGQLQTFNPSAYNWNHDLCGSPLQNCANVTQYSQGANEGEGKGDWAEMLWLYIGLATGFIIGFWAIIGTFIIKQTIRIAYIRSFDKVYDWLYVKMVLVLPLRVLKLFNAELQGGGIYATTNLPHYLNFTSLRMLDLSHNYGLNITLLQWVFNFTSLVYLDLSGCVSVWQVTSHKSLGNLGRLERLDLSDNELNGSIPESLSNLTNLVYFYFSNNQVQGLMPASIVNLRNLQYLDLSWNMFSEAKLAETMGNFVHLQFLDLSQNAINGKLPESFGNLSQLQYLSMQGNGITGELPEYVGKLSSLLELDLSNNNINGTLPKGMGNLCKLRALDLTSNMISGGIDDLVDGLSKCRENKYGSTLESWEGLIYLNLGNNMLNGTIPENIGKLSKLSELNLSSNSLMGLLTESHFANLVSLASLDLSYNSLQLNVSENWKPPFDCLSIRMRSVKVGPVFPTWLKTQKYLRYLCLSDAGISGNIPAWFGYLSPSSSYLLDLSNNNLEGRLSTSLKNYTFHSIDLSSNKFEGPLPELDPSSLHVIHLSNNSFSGSIPSYFANATYIYVVSLSNNHISGSIPSFICNLTTLELFDVSNNDMSGALPNCWNSASALQIIHLSDNNFTGKIPDALVSLTNLRSLHLRNNGFFGDLPLSLKNGQRWSPRPW from the exons ATGTCACAAAATGATCATCTGAATGGTAGCATTCCGGACTCTCTGAACAATCTTACAAATTTAGTGTACTTTGACTTGTCTAATAACAAGATTGGAAAGTTGCCAAAGAGCATTGGGAGGCTGCAGAAGTTGGAGGAGTTTCATTTGTCCAATAACCAAGTTCAGGGATTTATGCCTGCAAGCATTGGGGATCTAAGAAACCTGCAATACTTGGATTTGTCATGGAATATGATCAGTGGACCAATTCCTGAATCCTTTGGCAATCTCACACTTTTGCAGTATTTGGATTTGTCTGAAAATGCAATAAATGGAATGTTACCAGAGAGTTTTGGAAATCTTAGCCAATTGCTGTTGTTGACAATGCAGGCCAATGGCATCAATGGAACATTGCCAAAAGGCATGGGGAACTTATGCAAGTTACAGACGTTAGATTTTACAAGAAATTCTATCAGTGGAGGCATTGATGATCTTGTTGATGGATTGTCTAAATGCGGGGAGGAGACAAATGGTTCTGAATCAGGAAGCACTGATGGTCTAAACACACTAAGTTTGGCAAACAACAAGCTGAATGGCACACTTCCAGAGAGCATAGGCCAATTATCTCAATTATCTCTACTGAATCTCTCTTCAAATTCTTTGGTCGGTGTCTTAACTGAATCCCATTTTGCTAATCTAGTGAACTTACG AGTAGGCCCTGTTTTTCCTGCTTGGCTCCAAAGTCAGACAATGTTGAGCGAGCTTTGCTTATCAAATACTGGAATTTCAG GTAGAATTCCTGATGGCCTTGTGTCTGTCACCAATCTCCGTTCCTTACATTTAAGAAACAATG GTAACATACCGACGTGGATCGGTGAAAAACTTTCATCTTTAATTGTGCTTCGCTTGAGATCAAATTTCTTCAAAGGCACCATTCCAAAGCAATTATCAAAACTCTCCTATCTTCAGATCCTTGACCTTGCACACAACGGCCTATCAGGTTGTATTCCTTATACTTTTGGAGATTTCAAAGCCATGGTAGTCACAAATCACAGTGAATTGTTGTCTTTACTCTCCATTCCACCAACCACAATGCGCGGTTGTACTTTTCATGAAAGTTGTACGGGTACTCATACATATACCACATTTCCGTACTTTGACTCTCTCTCAATAATTGCGAAGGGCCTTCAAATGGAGTATTCTAAGCTTCTATCATTAGTCACAAGCATAGACTTATCAAACAACAAGCTTTCATGTGAGTTGCCTGAAGAACTGACAAAGCTACATGGGCTACATTTCTTGAATATTTCTTACAATCAATTAAATGGAAAAATACCAGAGAGCATCAGTGACATGAAGCAGCTGGAATCACTTGATCTGTCAGAGAACAATTTATTTGGTACCATTCCTTCAGGCATGTCTACTTTGAATTTCTTGAGCTATTTGAACCTATCACACAACAATTTGTCAGGAAAAATTCCATCAGGTGGCCAACTTCAGACTTTTAATCCATCAGCCTATAATTGGAATCATGATCTTTGTGGATCACCTCTTCAGAATTGTGCTAATGTGACACAGTACTCCCAAGGTGCAAACGAGGGAGAAGGAAAAGGTGATTGGGCAGAGATGTTATGGCTTTACATAGGTCTTGCAACTGGATTCATAATTGGCTTCTGGGCGATCATCGGTACCTTTATTATCAAGCAAACCATAAGAATTGCTTATATCCGATCTTTTGACAAAGTATACGATTGGCTATACGTGAAGATGGTTCT TGTGCTCCCTCTTCGTGTGTTGAAACTTTTTAATGCTGAACTTCAAGGTGGTGGCATTTATGCTACTACTAATCTGCCTCATTATCTCAACTTCACATCTCTTCGTATGCTTGATCTCTCTCATAATTATGGTCTGAACATCACTCTGCTTCAATGGGTGTTCAACTTCACTAGCCTTGTTTATCTTGATCTTTCTGGTTGTGTTTCTGTATGGCAAGTTACCAGTCACA AGTCCTTGGGAAATCTTGGTCGCTTGGAGAGACTTGATTTGTCAGATAATGAACTCAATGGAAGCATTCCGGAATCTCTGAGCAATCTTACAAATTTAGTgtacttttatttttccaataacCAAGTTCAGGGTTTGATGCCTGCAAGCATTGTCAATCTAAGAAACCTACAATACTTGGATTTGTCATGGAATATGTTTAGTGAA GCCAAATTGGCTGAAACTATGGGGAATTTTGTTCACCTTCAGTTTCTAGATTTGTCTCAAAATGCAATAAATGGAAAGTTACCAGAGAGCTTTGGAAATCTAAGCCAATTGCAGTACTTGAGCATGCAGGGCAATGGCATCACGGGGGAATTACCAGAATATGTAGGAAAGCTGTCTAGCTTGTTGGAGCTTGATTTATCTAATAACAACATCAACGGAACATTGCCAAAAGGCATGGGGAACTTATGCAAGTTACGGGCCTTGGATTTAACAAGCAATATGATCAGTGGAGGCATTGATGACCTTGTTGATGGATTGTCTAAATGCAGGGAGAACAAGTATGGTTCTACTTTGGAAAGTTGGGAGGgtctaatatatttgaatcttGGAAACAACATGCTGAATGGAACAATTCCAGAGAACATAGGCAAATTATCTAAACTGTCTGAACTGAATCTCTCTTCAAATTCTTTGATGGGTCTCTTAACTGAATCTCATTTTGCTAATCTAGTAAGCTTGGCATCTTTGGACTTGTCATACAACTCGTTGCAATTGAATGTAAGTGAGAATTGGAAGCCTCCTTTTGATTGCTTGTCCATCAGAATGCGTTCTGTCAAAGTAGGGCCTGTTTTTCCCACTTGGCTAAAAACTCAGAAATATTTGAGGTACCTTTGCTTATCAGATGCTGGAATTTCAGGCAACATTCCTGCATGGTTTGGATATCTAAGTCCCTCTTCTAGCTATTTGCTCGATCTATCAAATAACAATTTGGAGGGGAGGCTATCAACTTCTTTGAAAAATTACACTTTCCATAGCATAGATCTGAGTTCAAACAAATTTGAAGGCCCATTACCTGAGCTTGATCCCTCCTCTTTGCATGTTATCCATCTCAGCAACAACTCATTCTCTGGGTCTATTCCTTCATACTTTGCTAATGCTACTTATATTTATGTTGTCTCTTTATCTAATAATCATATTAGTGGCAGCATTCCATCATTCATCTGCAACCTTACTACCTTGGAATTGTTTGATGTATCTAATAATGATATGTCTGGAGCACTTCCTAACTGTTGGAATTCAGCATCAGCATTGCAAATTATTCATTTATCTGACAATAATTTTACTGGTAAAATTCCTGATGCCCTTGTGTCTCTCACCAATCTCCGATCCTTACATTTGAGAAACAATGGCTTCTTTGGAGATCTCCCCTTGTCCTTGAAAAATGGCCAACGTTGGTCACCTCGACCTTGGTGA